One genomic segment of Candidatus Rhabdochlamydia sp. T3358 includes these proteins:
- a CDS encoding autotransporter domain-containing protein, which yields MMKGKLGGELEVSVNAMLAGTGVVDSVMNNGTVKPGSSIGTLTVNGNYTQGPFGVLNIEIDDLRASSLLQVSGAATLNGVLQVSPDPGVYLEGTSYTFLNAGSVAGQFSSTFSTRALNYTINYFPTQAQILILSSFFILPARPNGNAGAVADYLFCSSFDFTNTDLVVVTGALLDLSTSQYVQALNRLTPSQFGALALNELENNFSIANTFLETNQVTCCYNFSEATNLWISPLGLVYSQKNRLQLGQEAIGFTNHTYGVAAGIDHLFSNDWTLGFGLGYSYSHLHWKNQAGKARADSGYLGPYIKYDCGSFYFDFLVLGTGNFYDVDRKIVFPGIERKAHSHPTTWDLSEVVLAGFRLEPFYRFFVQPELLIDQLNIFQESFHESGAASIDLSVKRKYVSFLRSLINLKFVKEWAFCNMCLAPSVNVGWLRTTPLTGRHYTASFREETFCSPNFSVTSFNQVIDQALIGAQILLSSQAGFSMSLGYEGKFGNGSKVNEVDVSMNWRF from the coding sequence ATGATGAAAGGAAAGTTAGGAGGAGAATTAGAGGTATCTGTTAATGCAATGCTAGCTGGGACAGGAGTTGTAGATAGTGTAATGAATAATGGTACAGTTAAGCCTGGTAGCTCGATCGGAACTCTAACCGTAAATGGAAATTATACTCAGGGGCCTTTTGGTGTGTTAAACATAGAAATCGATGATCTTAGAGCTAGTAGCTTACTTCAAGTTTCAGGGGCTGCCACATTAAATGGAGTCCTGCAAGTAAGTCCAGATCCTGGGGTGTATTTAGAAGGAACAAGCTATACCTTTCTTAACGCAGGTTCTGTTGCAGGACAATTTAGTAGCACCTTTAGTACTAGAGCTCTTAATTACACTATCAATTATTTTCCTACGCAAGCGCAAATCTTGATTCTTTCTTCTTTTTTTATTTTACCTGCTAGGCCAAATGGCAACGCAGGAGCTGTAGCAGATTATCTATTCTGTTCTTCTTTTGATTTTACTAATACTGATCTTGTTGTAGTTACAGGAGCTTTATTAGATCTTTCAACAAGCCAGTATGTACAGGCTTTAAATAGATTAACCCCCTCTCAATTTGGAGCACTTGCCTTAAATGAATTAGAAAACAACTTTAGTATAGCAAACACATTTTTAGAAACAAATCAGGTAACTTGTTGCTATAATTTCTCAGAAGCTACCAACCTTTGGATCAGCCCACTAGGGCTTGTCTATTCGCAGAAAAATCGTCTGCAGCTAGGTCAAGAAGCCATTGGATTTACCAACCACACCTATGGAGTAGCAGCTGGGATAGATCATCTGTTTAGCAATGATTGGACACTCGGATTTGGCCTGGGTTATTCCTACTCTCACTTACATTGGAAAAACCAAGCTGGAAAAGCTAGAGCAGATTCAGGCTATTTAGGTCCCTACATAAAATATGATTGTGGAAGTTTTTATTTTGACTTTCTTGTTCTAGGAACAGGTAATTTTTATGATGTAGATCGAAAAATTGTATTTCCAGGCATTGAACGCAAGGCACATAGCCATCCCACCACTTGGGATCTTTCTGAGGTTGTATTAGCAGGCTTTAGACTAGAGCCCTTCTATCGCTTCTTTGTACAACCAGAGCTCTTAATTGATCAGTTGAATATTTTTCAAGAAAGCTTTCACGAGAGTGGAGCTGCTTCCATAGACTTAAGCGTAAAAAGAAAATATGTTTCTTTTTTACGCTCCTTAATCAATCTGAAATTTGTTAAAGAGTGGGCTTTTTGTAATATGTGCTTAGCTCCTAGTGTCAATGTAGGTTGGCTGAGAACAACACCTTTAACAGGTAGACATTACACTGCTAGTTTTCGTGAGGAAACTTTTTGCTCTCCTAATTTTTCCGTGACTAGCTTTAACCAAGTAATAGACCAGGCTCTTATAGGCGCACAAATTCTTCTCTCTTCTCAAGCTGGTTTTAGTATGTCTTTAGGTTATGAGGGTAAGTTTGGAAATGGTTCTAAGGTGAATGAAGTAGATGTATCAATGAATTGGAGATTTTAA
- a CDS encoding autotransporter-associated beta strand repeat-containing protein, with translation MRVIRFLIFSALSLTPLWGINVDVTNNADSGTDSLRAAINEINAALDPTNTITFFAGLGTITLLSDLPLIGENATFITSVTDSLVIDGTAGPYRIFGAQDFNVSIQASSSSTLTLSGVLDGNGALQNSSNGTLILNGINTYTGGTIASGGVTINLSGTGSLPNQALIINTGSILNISAITPASQTISSLSGSGNGQIILGAKELIVNTTISTTYPGFISGSGSFTKQGSGTLTLTGPNTYLGGTTVGGGVLQGNTTSLQGNILNNASVVFDQATTGAYAGNISGSGSITKQNSGTLIVTGTNTYTGGTTVSGGVLQGDTTSLQGNILNNASVVFDQATTGTYAGVMSGTGSLTKQNNNGSLILTGANTYSGGTTVSGGVLQGNTTSLQGNILNNAIVIFDQATTGTYSGVVSGNGGLIKNNSGTLILTGANTYSGILGTVVSGGTLQGNTTSLQGNISNNASVVFDQATTGTYAGVISGSGGLTKQGTGTVIFTNDSSGFSAGTVNILEGAVIVNGILGGTVTLVGNSILGGTGTIVGDVFNDVGSVRPGNSIGTLTINGNYTGFVGGELLIEINEAGASDLLDVTGTASLNGALHVSPGPGVYLEGTTYTFLNAGSVTGQFLSTFSDQPLNYTINYFPTQAQIFILASSLILPARPNGNAGSIVDYLFCSSFDFANLDLDAVAEALLILPADQYAQALNRLTPSQFGALALNELENNFSVANTFLETNQATCCYNFCESTNLWINPLGLVYSQKNRLQLGQEAIGFTNHTYGVAAGIDHLFSNDWTLGFGLGYSYSHLHWKNQAGKAKANSGYLGPYIKYNCGSFYFDFLVLGTGNFYDVDRRVVFPGIDRKAHSHPSTWDLSEVILAGFKLEPFYNFFVQPEFLIDQLNIFQESFHESGAGSIDLSVKRKYASFLRSLINLKFVKEWAFCNMCLAPSVNVGWLRTTPLTGRHYTASFRKDTFCEPNFSVTSFSEVVDQVLVSGQLLFSSQGGFSMSLGYEGRFGNGSKVNEVDVALDWRF, from the coding sequence ATGAGAGTAATCAGATTTTTAATTTTTAGTGCTCTAAGCTTGACCCCTTTATGGGGAATCAATGTTGATGTTACGAATAATGCAGATAGTGGAACGGATAGTCTTAGAGCAGCAATTAATGAGATTAATGCTGCATTAGACCCGACAAATACAATTACTTTTTTTGCAGGGCTTGGCACCATTACCCTTCTTAGTGACTTACCTTTAATTGGAGAGAATGCCACATTTATTACATCAGTAACAGATTCTCTAGTAATTGATGGAACTGCTGGGCCCTATCGCATATTCGGAGCGCAAGACTTCAATGTTTCTATTCAAGCTTCTTCTTCTTCTACTTTAACTCTATCAGGAGTGCTAGATGGAAATGGAGCGCTTCAAAATTCAAGCAATGGGACATTAATCTTAAATGGAATAAATACCTATACTGGAGGGACTATAGCTAGCGGAGGGGTAACAATAAATCTTTCTGGAACAGGTAGTTTACCTAATCAAGCACTTATAATTAATACTGGATCAATACTTAATATCAGCGCTATTACACCTGCTTCTCAGACGATTAGCTCTTTAAGTGGATCAGGTAATGGACAAATCATTTTAGGGGCAAAAGAGCTGATTGTAAATACCACAATCTCTACAACCTATCCAGGATTTATTAGTGGATCAGGGTCTTTCACAAAGCAGGGGTCAGGAACGCTAACTTTAACAGGACCTAATACGTATCTAGGAGGAACAACGGTTGGCGGAGGTGTATTACAAGGAAATACCACGAGTTTACAAGGAAATATCCTAAATAATGCCTCTGTAGTATTCGACCAAGCAACTACAGGAGCCTATGCTGGAAATATTTCAGGATCAGGAAGTATTACTAAACAAAATAGCGGAACACTAATTGTAACAGGCACTAATACGTATACTGGAGGCACTACTGTTAGTGGGGGAGTTCTGCAAGGGGATACTACCAGTTTACAAGGAAATATTCTAAATAATGCCTCTGTAGTATTCGATCAAGCAACTACAGGAACATATGCTGGAGTTATGTCAGGAACAGGGAGCCTAACCAAGCAAAATAATAATGGATCGCTTATTCTAACAGGAGCTAATACCTATTCTGGGGGAACAACCGTTAGTGGAGGTGTATTACAAGGAAATACGACGAGTTTACAAGGAAACATCCTAAATAATGCTATAGTCATATTTGATCAGGCAACAACAGGAACTTATTCTGGAGTTGTGTCAGGAAATGGAGGTCTCATTAAAAACAATAGCGGAACACTTATTTTAACAGGAGCTAATACCTATTCTGGAATATTAGGAACTGTGGTTAGCGGAGGGACTTTACAAGGAAATACCACGAGTTTACAAGGAAACATCTCAAATAATGCCTCTGTAGTATTCGACCAAGCAACCACAGGAACATACGCTGGAGTTATTTCAGGATCCGGGGGTTTGACTAAGCAAGGAACTGGGACAGTGATTTTTACCAATGATTCTTCAGGCTTTTCTGCAGGCACTGTTAATATCCTTGAAGGAGCTGTTATAGTTAATGGTATACTAGGAGGTACAGTTACTTTAGTTGGCAATAGCATACTTGGTGGTACGGGCACTATAGTTGGCGATGTGTTCAATGATGTTGGTAGTGTGCGACCTGGTAACTCCATTGGCACGTTAACCATAAATGGAAATTATACCGGGTTTGTTGGAGGAGAGCTTTTAATAGAAATCAATGAAGCAGGAGCAAGCGATCTGCTTGATGTTACAGGAACAGCCTCATTAAATGGCGCTTTACATGTTAGCCCTGGGCCTGGTGTCTATCTAGAAGGAACAACCTATACCTTTCTTAATGCAGGATCTGTTACAGGACAGTTTCTCAGCACTTTTAGCGATCAACCACTAAATTACACCATCAACTATTTTCCTACGCAAGCGCAAATCTTTATTCTTGCTTCTTCTTTGATTTTACCCGCTAGACCAAATGGTAATGCAGGATCTATAGTGGATTACCTATTCTGTTCTTCTTTTGACTTTGCTAACCTTGATCTTGATGCAGTTGCAGAAGCCCTACTTATTCTTCCTGCAGATCAGTATGCACAAGCTTTAAATAGATTAACCCCCTCTCAATTTGGAGCGCTTGCCTTAAACGAATTGGAAAACAACTTTAGTGTGGCAAACACCTTTTTAGAAACAAATCAGGCAACTTGTTGCTATAATTTCTGCGAATCCACCAACCTTTGGATCAACCCACTAGGGCTTGTCTATTCGCAGAAAAATCGTCTGCAGCTAGGTCAAGAAGCCATTGGATTTACCAACCACACCTATGGAGTAGCAGCTGGAATAGATCATCTGTTTAGCAATGATTGGACACTCGGATTTGGCCTGGGTTATTCCTACTCTCATTTACATTGGAAAAACCAAGCGGGAAAAGCTAAAGCCAATTCAGGCTATTTAGGTCCCTACATAAAATATAATTGTGGAAGTTTTTATTTTGACTTCCTTGTTCTAGGAACAGGTAATTTTTATGATGTAGATCGAAGAGTCGTATTTCCAGGTATTGATCGCAAGGCACATAGCCATCCCAGCACTTGGGACCTTTCTGAAGTTATATTAGCAGGCTTTAAGTTAGAGCCCTTCTATAACTTCTTTGTACAACCAGAGTTCTTAATTGATCAGTTGAATATCTTTCAAGAAAGCTTTCACGAGAGTGGAGCTGGTTCGATAGACTTAAGCGTAAAAAGAAAATATGCTTCTTTTTTACGCTCGTTAATTAATCTGAAATTCGTTAAAGAATGGGCTTTCTGTAATATGTGCTTAGCTCCTAGTGTCAACGTAGGTTGGCTGAGAACAACCCCTTTAACAGGCAGACATTACACCGCTAGTTTTCGAAAAGACACGTTTTGTGAGCCAAATTTTTCAGTGACCAGTTTTAGTGAAGTAGTAGATCAGGTTCTTGTCAGTGGACAACTTCTTTTTTCTTCTCAAGGTGGTTTTAGTATGTCTTTAGGCTATGAGGGTAGATTTGGGAATGGCTCAAAAGTGAATGAAGTAGATGTAGCGCTAGATTGGAGATTTTAA